The Actinomadura sp. WMMB 499 genome includes a window with the following:
- a CDS encoding GyrI-like domain-containing protein yields MNEPTVERRGTVHYAGIRIAVTFAEWGSANALVAEVYGWLAQRGTVPGGGPVYRYRTVGDAERPFDLEVGVPVAEAVEGDGRVHAGSLPAGTYAVLLHEGHPDGLGKAHAALQEWAGEMGLELDRDGEVWAARYETYLTDPAQEPDLAKWRTELAYLVKEA; encoded by the coding sequence ATGAACGAGCCTACGGTCGAGCGGCGGGGAACGGTCCACTACGCGGGCATCCGGATCGCCGTCACGTTCGCCGAGTGGGGGAGCGCCAACGCGCTGGTGGCCGAGGTCTACGGGTGGCTCGCGCAGCGCGGGACCGTTCCCGGGGGCGGGCCGGTCTACCGGTACCGGACGGTCGGCGACGCGGAGCGGCCGTTCGACCTCGAGGTCGGGGTGCCGGTGGCCGAGGCCGTCGAGGGGGACGGGCGGGTGCACGCCGGCTCGCTGCCGGCGGGCACGTACGCCGTCCTGCTGCACGAGGGGCACCCGGACGGGCTGGGGAAGGCGCACGCGGCCCTGCAGGAGTGGGCGGGGGAGATGGGGCTGGAACTCGACCGGGACGGCGAGGTGTGGGCGGCGCGCTACGAGACCTACTTGACCGACCCCGCGCAGGAGCCCGACCTCGCGAAGTGGCGGACCGAACTCGCCTACCTGGTCAAGGAGGCGTGA